The following proteins are encoded in a genomic region of Paenibacillus sp. FSL H3-0469:
- a CDS encoding GyrI-like domain-containing protein, whose amino-acid sequence MMNIQLESIPATRIAYVRQTGPYGPANAQAMEQLKQWAREQGLLQGSAVLFGIPQDNPAATQPEHCRYDACISLPENPPAETSVPYGELPGGAYAVMSIQHTAEAVQQAWAEILPAMSRSGRKLDPGRPVMERYTEDMVSRHLCELCFPVLE is encoded by the coding sequence ATGATGAACATTCAGCTCGAAAGCATTCCGGCAACACGTATAGCTTATGTACGGCAGACAGGTCCCTACGGGCCCGCAAACGCTCAGGCGATGGAACAATTGAAGCAGTGGGCGCGGGAACAAGGCTTGCTTCAAGGCTCGGCGGTGCTGTTCGGCATTCCGCAGGACAACCCTGCAGCTACACAGCCGGAGCATTGCCGATATGATGCCTGCATCAGCCTGCCTGAGAATCCTCCCGCCGAGACCTCAGTACCTTACGGTGAGCTTCCCGGCGGAGCCTACGCAGTAATGAGCATCCAGCATACGGCTGAAGCCGTCCAGCAGGCATGGGCCGAGATTCTCCCGGCGATGTCACGCAGCGGCCGTAAGCTTGATCCCGGGCGTCCGGTGATGGAGAGATACACGGAGGACATGGTCAGCAGGCATCTTTGTGAGCTTTGTTTTCCTGTGCTTGAGTAA
- a CDS encoding transposase: MAPEDKYSQIFEHLHLAPVLFALGKKSHRGRPEKLNVPAMIYSLLIAKMENIEFVSALVRRLNHSNEFRVQCRFTGSDNIPSQASYSRLIHALEQTGMLEQLQDRLVTSALEEGFVSGTHLAVDSSMVEAWDCQFSESASKRRAARREQKKGEAPVAEQLQLEHSEPEPKTVNKPLKKPRYSKPGRPSPAEKERRREEMEAYEQSLGPFQKTIEAMLPYTYDELLTALPRHAARCDKKNTKGRMTSYYGFKANLLVDTDSQYILSGLWSSAHPNDQRMAVVLLKGLLLKFPMLKVKHILGDKGYDCAAIYQLIHSLGAYPAISLIHHKDPPAGMNLDYTPVCAQGHAYRYDSFEAKYETLKYTRPSECQGCALSGTSCQKVFKIRIQTDLRLHTYPARGSESFTTLYNKRTAVERVFAYLKEYFGLKRTRHRGVRASVDFQLSTLAYNLSKFALDKLNQQLKDSQQVA; the protein is encoded by the coding sequence ATGGCTCCGGAAGATAAATACAGCCAAATCTTTGAACACTTACATTTAGCTCCAGTTCTATTCGCACTGGGGAAAAAGAGCCATCGCGGACGGCCTGAAAAATTAAACGTACCTGCCATGATCTACTCGCTGCTGATTGCTAAAATGGAGAACATCGAGTTTGTCTCTGCCTTGGTCCGGCGATTGAATCATAGCAACGAATTTCGAGTCCAGTGCCGGTTTACGGGCTCGGACAACATTCCCAGCCAGGCCTCCTATTCTCGTTTGATTCATGCGCTGGAGCAAACGGGAATGCTGGAACAACTGCAGGATCGCCTAGTCACATCTGCCCTAGAAGAAGGGTTTGTGAGCGGCACCCATCTTGCTGTGGATTCCTCCATGGTCGAGGCGTGGGATTGCCAATTTAGCGAATCGGCCTCCAAGCGTCGTGCGGCTCGCCGGGAGCAAAAGAAAGGTGAAGCTCCGGTGGCTGAACAACTTCAGCTCGAACATTCCGAGCCTGAGCCGAAGACGGTGAACAAGCCGCTGAAGAAACCCAGGTATAGCAAGCCTGGTCGTCCGTCCCCGGCGGAAAAGGAACGTCGGCGCGAGGAAATGGAAGCTTATGAACAAAGTCTCGGACCGTTCCAGAAAACCATTGAAGCGATGTTGCCCTACACGTACGATGAACTGCTGACCGCGTTGCCCCGGCATGCTGCGCGTTGTGACAAGAAAAATACGAAGGGCCGAATGACCAGCTATTACGGGTTCAAGGCGAATCTGCTGGTCGACACGGACAGCCAGTATATCCTAAGCGGCCTCTGGAGTTCAGCCCATCCGAATGACCAGCGTATGGCGGTCGTCCTTCTCAAAGGCCTGCTCCTGAAGTTTCCCATGCTAAAGGTCAAGCATATCTTGGGCGACAAGGGCTACGACTGCGCGGCAATCTACCAGTTGATTCATTCGCTCGGCGCCTATCCTGCGATTTCTCTGATTCACCACAAAGACCCGCCTGCGGGAATGAATCTGGATTACACGCCGGTGTGCGCTCAAGGGCATGCGTACCGTTACGACAGTTTTGAGGCCAAATATGAGACCCTGAAGTACACCCGGCCTAGTGAATGCCAAGGCTGTGCGCTGTCCGGTACCTCTTGCCAAAAAGTGTTTAAAATTCGCATCCAAACGGATTTGCGTTTGCATACCTATCCCGCCAGAGGCAGCGAAAGTTTTACCACGCTATACAACAAGCGGACGGCCGTGGAGCGTGTATTTGCCTATCTCAAAGAGTATTTCGGGTTGAAACGCACACGCCACCGCGGTGTCCGGGCAAGTGTCGATTTCCAGCTCAGTACGCTCGCGTACAATTTGAGCAAGTTTGCGTTAGACAAGTTGAACCAACAGTTGAAAGACTCCCAGCAAGTAGCCTGA
- a CDS encoding MBL fold metallo-hydrolase, whose product MTKLTIWGGAGEHGRSAYLLSGGGYRLLLDCGVKKGGAGQYPLIEPGQAALLDAVLLSHAHEDHSVALPLLYAQGYKGEVWTTRETRAQLDAYFRSWRSSMSREGHELPYTEADEQAIRYRYLEEEGSCLSWFGLIPGVQVMWGRSGHLAGSVWFLIAAEGRSIFYSGDYTAESLLLAADSPAEAIQAAGGIPDLEQRLRTWSCGQRLDLAVADAAYGMDEESQSDKLRQLEQAIRRTAARGGKVLLPVPAGGRGQEMLLWAAELFADLPMVVEAKLIEGMRRLAASPFWLRRTERTGEYSAQDNMAGFLTARRWTLPQSEAEREELLSRSGPSLWFVPDGMMQSSLSRWYYARWASHSTYSVLITGHVAAGTFGYKLLHEPGQHGVCEVLKLRYKVHQGREDVQHMLKSLPVRHAVLVHAAKPETDKLREALIQGGQLTGCTLHSMAPGEELDLEGL is encoded by the coding sequence ATGACGAAGCTGACCATATGGGGCGGGGCGGGTGAACACGGGCGTTCCGCTTATCTCCTGAGTGGCGGCGGCTACCGTCTGCTGCTGGATTGCGGCGTCAAAAAAGGCGGTGCCGGACAATATCCCCTCATTGAACCCGGACAGGCGGCCCTGCTGGATGCGGTACTGCTCTCTCATGCCCATGAGGATCATTCGGTAGCACTGCCGCTGTTGTATGCGCAGGGTTACAAGGGTGAGGTATGGACAACGCGGGAAACGCGGGCGCAGCTGGATGCCTATTTCCGCTCTTGGCGTTCGAGTATGAGCCGTGAGGGCCATGAACTGCCATACACTGAAGCAGATGAACAAGCGATCCGTTACCGGTATCTGGAGGAGGAGGGCAGCTGCCTGTCCTGGTTCGGACTAATTCCCGGAGTTCAGGTCATGTGGGGGCGCAGCGGTCATCTGGCGGGATCTGTATGGTTCCTGATCGCTGCGGAAGGGCGGTCGATCTTCTATTCCGGTGATTATACGGCGGAATCCCTGTTGCTTGCGGCTGATTCACCGGCTGAAGCAATACAAGCTGCTGGGGGTATCCCGGACCTTGAGCAGAGGCTGAGAACATGGTCCTGCGGCCAGCGTCTTGATCTGGCGGTTGCTGATGCGGCCTACGGAATGGACGAGGAGAGCCAGTCTGATAAGCTAAGGCAGCTGGAGCAGGCCATCCGCAGGACTGCGGCAAGGGGAGGCAAGGTATTGCTCCCGGTTCCGGCAGGCGGACGCGGCCAGGAGATGCTGCTGTGGGCCGCTGAGCTTTTTGCGGATCTGCCAATGGTTGTGGAAGCGAAGCTGATAGAGGGGATGAGGCGGCTTGCTGCATCGCCGTTCTGGCTTAGGAGGACTGAGAGAACGGGAGAGTATTCCGCACAGGACAACATGGCGGGCTTTCTTACCGCCCGCCGCTGGACGTTGCCGCAGAGCGAGGCGGAGCGGGAGGAGCTGCTGTCACGCTCCGGCCCTTCCCTATGGTTCGTACCGGATGGCATGATGCAATCATCCTTGTCCCGCTGGTACTATGCGAGGTGGGCATCCCATTCAACCTATTCCGTGCTGATTACCGGCCATGTAGCGGCTGGTACCTTTGGATACAAGCTGCTGCATGAACCGGGACAGCATGGAGTATGCGAGGTGCTTAAGCTGCGTTACAAGGTGCATCAGGGCCGGGAAGATGTGCAGCATATGCTGAAGTCCCTCCCCGTCCGGCACGCCGTACTGGTTCATGCCGCGAAGCCGGAGACCGACAAGCTCCGTGAAGCCTTGATCCAAGGCGGTCAGCTGACCGGCTGCACGCTGCATTCTATGGCGCCGGGGGAAGAGTTGGATTTGGAAGGCCTATGA
- a CDS encoding iron ABC transporter permease, whose protein sequence is MSPVSMDSNRILRRAGLLLSFFLLAVSIGIPLLLIFWQSITPNQRLDWMAPLRTITGQSLSGVLLNSVWLGICVVAGTTLLAMPLAWMMAKTRMGLHRWIDVILLIPFMTPPYIGSMGWILFMQKGGYLQQWLPGAGVLSDSFFSFWGMVFIMSMHLFPFLYLLLRDALIRIGGNLEEAGAVHGAKAGYRFRRIIMPLLLSAYGMGVMLVFVKTIAEFGTPATFGRKIGYYVMTSEIHKYISSWPIDFGKATSLASVLLSVCLVIWYMQSAVSRRFTYRLVGGKGQRSKTYSLRGGAGWLAGLYLASLLLLSIGIPYFSIIAASLMKLRGAGLSLDNLTLDHYRELLSWGSVSLKAIGNSLGLSLAAASVAVILGAGLALAIGRSSTRLQRIIDLLSLLPNTVPGIVMVVGLILLWNAPWMPFTLYNTYGMVVLTYVVLFLPYTVQYVKASFSQINGLLFQAAQVSGAGPFYILRRILLPLIMPGMLAGWMMTFTISVRELVGSLLILPPSMQTSATYIFAQFEQGQVSLGMAMAVVSVGLTVLLLLGIELLNSRRKWNGS, encoded by the coding sequence ATGAGTCCAGTCTCCATGGACAGTAACCGGATACTTCGGAGAGCGGGCTTACTGCTCTCCTTCTTTTTGCTGGCGGTCAGCATCGGCATTCCGCTTCTGCTCATCTTCTGGCAAAGTATTACCCCAAATCAGCGGCTGGACTGGATGGCCCCGCTCCGTACGATCACCGGACAGAGTCTGTCCGGGGTGCTGCTGAATTCGGTATGGCTTGGAATATGCGTAGTGGCCGGAACGACGCTGCTTGCGATGCCGCTGGCCTGGATGATGGCTAAGACCCGTATGGGGCTGCACCGCTGGATTGATGTGATTCTGCTGATTCCGTTCATGACCCCGCCGTATATCGGCTCCATGGGCTGGATTCTGTTCATGCAAAAAGGCGGCTATCTTCAGCAGTGGCTTCCTGGCGCGGGTGTGTTAAGTGATTCTTTCTTCAGCTTCTGGGGGATGGTCTTCATCATGAGCATGCATCTGTTCCCGTTCCTGTACCTGCTGCTTCGGGATGCGCTTATCCGCATAGGCGGCAATCTGGAGGAGGCGGGAGCGGTGCACGGCGCAAAGGCAGGCTACCGCTTCAGGCGGATCATCATGCCGCTGCTGTTATCGGCTTATGGTATGGGGGTAATGCTCGTCTTCGTTAAGACGATTGCGGAGTTCGGAACACCGGCTACCTTCGGCCGCAAGATCGGCTATTATGTCATGACCTCGGAAATTCATAAATACATTTCCAGCTGGCCGATTGACTTCGGCAAGGCTACGTCGCTCGCATCCGTGCTGCTGTCGGTCTGTCTGGTCATCTGGTATATGCAGTCGGCAGTCAGCCGCCGGTTCACTTACCGTCTGGTGGGCGGCAAGGGACAGCGCTCCAAGACGTATTCGTTGCGCGGCGGCGCAGGCTGGCTCGCAGGCTTATATCTGGCTTCACTACTGCTATTATCCATAGGCATCCCTTACTTCTCGATTATCGCCGCCTCGCTGATGAAGCTGCGCGGTGCCGGGTTGTCGCTGGACAACCTGACGCTCGATCATTACAGGGAGCTGCTCTCCTGGGGATCGGTGAGTCTGAAGGCAATTGGGAACAGTCTGGGGCTGTCGCTTGCCGCAGCATCGGTGGCTGTCATACTTGGAGCCGGCCTTGCTCTGGCCATCGGCAGGTCTTCTACCCGGCTGCAGCGGATCATTGATCTGCTGAGTCTTTTGCCTAATACGGTTCCGGGCATTGTAATGGTGGTAGGGCTGATTCTGCTCTGGAATGCGCCATGGATGCCCTTCACGCTCTACAACACCTACGGGATGGTAGTGCTTACCTATGTGGTGCTGTTTCTTCCTTATACGGTACAGTATGTGAAGGCCAGCTTCTCGCAAATTAACGGGTTGCTGTTTCAAGCGGCCCAGGTCAGCGGAGCAGGCCCGTTCTATATCCTGCGGCGGATTCTGCTTCCGCTCATTATGCCCGGCATGCTGGCAGGCTGGATGATGACCTTCACCATATCTGTACGGGAGCTGGTCGGCTCGCTGCTGATTCTGCCGCCTTCGATGCAGACCTCGGCTACGTATATTTTTGCCCAGTTCGAGCAGGGGCAGGTATCGCTTGGCATGGCAATGGCGGTGGTATCGGTCGGTTTGACGGTGCTGCTGCTGCTCGGTATTGAACTGCTGAATTCCAGAAGAAAGTGGAATGGATCATGA
- a CDS encoding ABC transporter substrate-binding protein produces MKWNNPRKQGATLLLSAVMSVSLAGCGTGNSTSAGGASTSTPEATDAAASTPEATAAALSGKLVLYSAGPQGLADDIVNGFKAKTGLTVEMFQGTTGKILARMEAEKANPVADVVILASLPSAQALKADGLTLPYPEAANKEKLNPDWSDAEGNYFSSSASALGIVYNTKLVANPPKTWAELAGAEWKDAVNIPDPTLSGSALDFITGYLSVNGEQGWDLFKNYKANGVAMAGANQEALDPVITGAKSIVAAGVDYMAYKAKAKGEPLDIVYPEEGTVVSPRPAAILKSSPNVDNAKAFIDYLLSDEAQQLVADAYLIPGRGDIEASNRTNLKDIPQLKADWAWMSEHGNMAASKFAELYK; encoded by the coding sequence ATGAAATGGAACAATCCGCGTAAACAAGGGGCAACGCTGCTGTTATCTGCTGTGATGAGTGTGAGTCTGGCGGGCTGCGGTACGGGCAACAGCACCAGTGCCGGCGGGGCCAGCACGAGTACCCCAGAGGCAACGGATGCAGCTGCGTCCACTCCTGAAGCTACAGCTGCTGCGTTAAGCGGCAAGCTGGTACTGTATTCCGCCGGCCCGCAGGGCTTGGCAGACGATATTGTCAATGGCTTCAAGGCCAAGACAGGACTCACGGTGGAGATGTTCCAGGGAACAACCGGCAAGATTCTGGCCCGGATGGAGGCGGAGAAAGCAAATCCGGTGGCCGATGTGGTGATTCTGGCTTCTCTGCCCTCCGCACAAGCTCTTAAGGCGGACGGTCTGACGCTGCCCTACCCGGAAGCAGCCAACAAAGAGAAGCTGAATCCGGACTGGTCGGATGCCGAAGGCAATTATTTCAGTTCAAGCGCCTCTGCGCTGGGAATTGTCTATAATACGAAGCTGGTAGCGAATCCGCCCAAGACCTGGGCAGAGCTGGCCGGTGCGGAGTGGAAGGATGCCGTCAACATTCCTGATCCGACGCTGTCAGGCTCTGCGCTGGATTTCATTACAGGCTATCTCAGCGTGAACGGCGAGCAGGGCTGGGATCTGTTCAAGAATTATAAGGCAAACGGTGTTGCTATGGCTGGGGCGAACCAGGAGGCGCTTGATCCGGTGATTACAGGAGCTAAGAGTATTGTCGCAGCAGGTGTAGATTATATGGCCTACAAGGCCAAAGCTAAGGGAGAGCCGCTGGATATTGTCTATCCTGAGGAAGGCACAGTGGTTAGTCCGAGACCGGCGGCGATTCTTAAATCAAGCCCGAACGTAGACAACGCCAAAGCGTTCATTGATTATCTGTTGTCCGACGAAGCCCAGCAGCTGGTAGCGGATGCGTATCTCATCCCGGGCCGCGGGGATATTGAAGCTTCGAACCGGACCAATCTGAAGGACATCCCGCAGCTTAAGGCAGACTGGGCCTGGATGAGTGAGCACGGGAATATGGCGGCTTCGAAATTCGCAGAACTCTACAAATAA
- a CDS encoding ABC transporter ATP-binding protein produces MNIQIKGIHKSFGGQAALLPAQLELKHGKFTTLLGPSGCGKTTLLRMLAGLERPDGGELNADGKCYFSAAQRIDVPVHKRNFGMVFQDFALWPHMTVYENVAFGLKASGQRTQQRSKVLETLEMVRLQGMENRYPHQLSGGQQQRVAFARAVVVRPGVVLFDEPLSALDAVLREEMRVEMMSLVRDMGLTALYVTHDQIEAMSMSDEIVVMKSGRILQTGTPEAVYEAPSEPFVASFIGKSNWLTPEQEMVRPEHIGWSRTAAEDLCYPAIVRSVSYVGERYEIRAEVEGAGIWTVYLNNRIPVEERVQLYVSPRRICRMNSNSNEEQPKRSET; encoded by the coding sequence ATGAATATTCAGATCAAGGGGATTCATAAAAGCTTTGGCGGACAAGCGGCGCTGCTGCCTGCCCAGCTTGAACTGAAACACGGTAAGTTCACCACCTTACTGGGGCCCTCCGGCTGCGGAAAAACCACGCTGCTGCGGATGTTAGCGGGCCTTGAGCGCCCGGATGGCGGAGAATTAAACGCTGACGGGAAATGTTATTTCTCTGCTGCGCAGCGGATCGATGTTCCGGTACATAAGCGGAATTTCGGGATGGTGTTTCAGGATTTTGCACTCTGGCCGCATATGACGGTGTACGAGAATGTGGCCTTCGGGCTGAAGGCCTCAGGGCAGCGTACACAGCAGCGGAGCAAGGTACTGGAGACACTGGAGATGGTCCGGCTGCAGGGGATGGAGAACCGCTATCCGCATCAGCTGTCGGGCGGCCAGCAGCAGCGGGTTGCTTTTGCCAGAGCAGTAGTTGTCCGTCCGGGTGTAGTGCTCTTCGATGAGCCGTTAAGCGCGCTGGATGCCGTACTCCGGGAAGAGATGAGAGTGGAAATGATGTCGCTGGTCCGGGACATGGGTCTAACTGCACTCTACGTGACCCACGATCAGATCGAAGCGATGTCGATGTCCGACGAGATTGTGGTTATGAAAAGCGGGCGGATATTGCAGACAGGAACTCCCGAAGCGGTATACGAGGCACCGTCAGAGCCGTTCGTTGCTTCGTTCATCGGCAAGTCGAACTGGCTTACGCCGGAGCAGGAGATGGTGCGGCCTGAACATATCGGATGGAGCCGCACGGCGGCAGAGGATCTGTGTTATCCCGCTATTGTACGGAGTGTCAGTTATGTCGGAGAGCGTTATGAGATCCGTGCGGAGGTGGAGGGGGCCGGAATATGGACAGTCTATCTGAACAACCGGATTCCTGTAGAAGAAAGGGTTCAGCTCTATGTCTCACCACGGCGGATATGCCGAATGAATTCTAATTCAAATGAAGAACAACCTAAAAGGAGCGAAACATAA
- a CDS encoding LysR family transcriptional regulator: MNLMKLQIIELIDQLHHMTSVAEVLGIKQPTVTFHMKSLEEELGVRLFESRSGKTFLTEAGAALLHYSVKINALAREARRVAGEFDTLYRGTLLIGASYVPATYLLPPILHAFSQEFPGIRMALSVKPAPVIREMLIRHEIDLGVISSEPFTEPALQAEPLITDCLVLICSPGHPLACKTQLGMEEISKTPFALHGSESTTRSLTERWFEQQGLRLRNTIEVDSLEAIKQLVRLGGHISVMSRMAVQWEVEQGLILVLPIEGGMAPRYIYAVHNKDRHPSVQMESFRNSVMATKNC; encoded by the coding sequence ATGAATCTGATGAAACTGCAAATCATTGAACTAATCGACCAGCTGCACCATATGACCAGCGTAGCCGAGGTACTCGGGATCAAGCAGCCGACCGTAACCTTTCATATGAAGTCGCTTGAAGAAGAGCTTGGGGTCCGGCTGTTCGAATCCCGCAGCGGCAAAACCTTTCTCACCGAGGCCGGAGCAGCCCTCCTTCATTATTCCGTGAAAATTAATGCGCTTGCCCGTGAGGCCCGCCGGGTAGCCGGCGAATTCGACACCCTCTACCGGGGAACGCTGCTGATTGGGGCTAGTTATGTACCTGCAACCTATTTGCTGCCGCCTATATTACATGCGTTCTCCCAGGAGTTCCCCGGCATCCGTATGGCTCTGTCCGTAAAGCCCGCCCCTGTGATCCGGGAGATGCTGATCCGCCACGAAATTGACTTAGGCGTCATCTCCTCAGAGCCTTTCACGGAGCCAGCCCTGCAGGCTGAGCCGCTGATTACAGATTGTCTCGTCCTGATCTGCTCTCCCGGGCATCCGCTTGCCTGCAAGACTCAGCTTGGCATGGAGGAGATCAGTAAGACTCCCTTTGCTCTGCATGGAAGCGAGTCCACCACACGCAGCCTGACCGAACGCTGGTTCGAGCAGCAAGGGCTGCGGCTGCGTAATACAATTGAGGTGGATTCGCTGGAGGCTATCAAGCAGCTCGTGCGGCTCGGCGGGCACATCTCTGTGATGTCACGGATGGCGGTGCAATGGGAGGTAGAACAAGGACTGATCCTGGTGCTGCCTATTGAAGGGGGAATGGCACCGCGGTATATCTATGCCGTGCATAACAAGGACCGGCATCCTTCGGTACAAATGGAGAGCTTCCGGAATAGTGTAATGGCCACCAAAAACTGTTAG
- a CDS encoding LysR family transcriptional regulator codes for MDLTYMRTFREVAKRQSFTRAAEELGYAQSSVTMQIQKIEKEYGVPLIERHGRALRLTPPGEELLKLFVEILELYDRSKETIAQQIGGTLTIGTIDSLAAFYLPPFLQQLRTMFPGLNIHLQTEQEANLISKIRDGEVDIGLLLDRSTVDSALSRTIIREEPLVLVAPASHPLARLEQVTLQDLNNCELIVSEESCIYRSLFENLLRDHGIVFRIGFELSNLEAIKRCVRNGLGIALLPRIVAEEEIERGNLSELSFAHPEIHFDLQLLLHPKKWKSLPLQSLIQMLLEDAKAKTAVL; via the coding sequence ATGGATTTAACATATATGCGGACCTTCCGCGAAGTGGCCAAGCGGCAGAGCTTCACACGTGCGGCTGAAGAGCTGGGCTATGCACAGTCCAGTGTCACGATGCAGATACAGAAGATTGAGAAGGAATACGGCGTGCCGCTTATCGAACGTCACGGCCGCGCCTTGCGCTTGACGCCGCCTGGGGAAGAGCTGCTTAAGCTGTTCGTGGAGATTCTGGAGCTCTATGACCGCTCTAAGGAAACGATCGCCCAGCAAATCGGCGGAACGCTTACGATCGGAACGATTGATTCCCTTGCGGCCTTCTATCTGCCGCCGTTCCTGCAGCAGCTGCGTACGATGTTCCCTGGTCTGAATATTCATTTGCAGACGGAGCAGGAGGCCAACCTGATCTCCAAGATCAGGGACGGCGAGGTCGATATCGGTCTTCTGCTGGACCGCAGCACGGTGGATAGCGCGCTTTCGCGGACGATCATCCGCGAGGAGCCGCTTGTCCTGGTGGCACCGGCCAGCCATCCGCTGGCCCGGCTGGAGCAGGTGACGCTTCAGGATCTGAACAACTGCGAGCTGATTGTCTCCGAGGAGAGCTGCATTTACCGCAGCCTGTTCGAGAACCTGCTCCGGGATCACGGGATCGTGTTTCGGATTGGTTTTGAGTTGTCGAATCTGGAAGCGATCAAGCGGTGTGTGCGCAATGGCCTGGGCATAGCGCTGCTGCCGCGGATTGTGGCGGAGGAGGAGATCGAGCGGGGCAACCTGTCCGAGCTGTCTTTTGCCCACCCGGAGATTCATTTCGATCTGCAGCTTCTGCTGCATCCGAAGAAGTGGAAGTCCCTGCCGCTCCAGTCGCTGATTCAGATGCTGCTTGAGGATGCTAAGGCGAAGACTGCTGTGCTGTGA
- the dapA gene encoding 4-hydroxy-tetrahydrodipicolinate synthase, which yields MLTEEQIYGIYVPVVTPFHAAGELDLESYQHYVNNIIKNNIHGLVVNGTTGESPTVNIQELQTLVDTSRELLKTSSIPLVVGTGTNDTYSTVARTELAANAGADAALVVVPYYSRPSQEGIIAHFRKAAEVGLPIMAYDIPGRTGVGMTLDTARTILEMNNVVGLKDCSGSPLLVSELSRSGGKPVLCGDDLHFFDMLGYGAAGGMLASANVHTGRFLSIYEQYRAGQVEAAQAAYDQLVPLMKLLFKESNPAPIKWLLSELGELASDTLRLPMTSISAALREELGAYLAREAVSGRQEAI from the coding sequence ATGTTAACAGAAGAACAGATTTATGGAATTTATGTTCCCGTGGTCACCCCGTTCCATGCTGCCGGCGAGCTTGATCTGGAATCGTATCAGCATTATGTGAACAACATCATCAAGAACAATATTCATGGTCTGGTCGTCAATGGAACCACTGGAGAATCGCCGACAGTCAATATACAGGAATTACAAACACTCGTGGATACCTCACGGGAACTTTTGAAGACCAGCTCCATTCCGCTCGTGGTGGGCACAGGCACGAATGATACCTACTCTACCGTGGCCCGTACTGAGCTGGCGGCGAACGCAGGTGCAGATGCCGCACTGGTGGTTGTCCCTTATTACAGCCGTCCGTCTCAGGAAGGCATCATCGCCCATTTCCGCAAGGCGGCTGAGGTGGGTCTGCCCATTATGGCTTACGATATCCCGGGCCGTACTGGAGTCGGCATGACGCTGGACACCGCCCGTACGATCCTGGAGATGAATAATGTCGTAGGGTTAAAAGACTGCTCCGGCTCCCCCTTGCTCGTCTCCGAGCTGTCGAGGAGCGGCGGCAAGCCTGTGCTCTGCGGCGACGATCTGCATTTCTTCGACATGCTGGGCTACGGAGCCGCCGGAGGCATGCTGGCCTCAGCCAATGTACATACCGGCCGCTTCCTCAGTATCTACGAGCAGTACAGAGCCGGTCAGGTTGAGGCTGCACAGGCTGCGTATGATCAGCTGGTACCGCTGATGAAGCTGCTGTTCAAGGAATCCAACCCGGCCCCGATCAAGTGGCTGCTCAGTGAACTCGGAGAGCTCGCCTCGGATACGCTCCGCCTGCCAATGACCTCCATCAGCGCCGCGCTGCGCGAAGAGCTGGGCGCCTACCTTGCAAGGGAAGCTGTCAGTGGCAGACAAGAAGCCATTTAA